TCATCAAAGCGGTTTACCAGGGGGCAGGCCAGCCGGCGAAAAACCTGATCCCGCCGACCATGTGGGGCTATAACGACGCGGTACAGGATTACGGCTACGATCCGGAAAAAGCCAAAGCGCTGCTTAAAGAAGCCGGTATGGAAAAAGGCTTCAGCGTGGATCTGTGGGCGATGCCGGTTCAGCGCCCCTATAACCCGAACGCCCGCCGCATGGCTGAGATGATCCAGGCCGACTGGGCCAAAATTGGCGTGCAGGCCAAAATCGTCAGCTATGAGTGGGGCGAGTACCTCAAGCGCGCCAAAGCCGGTGAGCACCAGACCGTGATGATGGGCTGGACCGGGGACAACGGGGATCCGGATAACTTCTTCGCCACCCTGTTCAGCTGTGCCGCCGCCAAAGACGGCTCTAACTACTCCCGCTGGTGCTATAAGCCGTTTGAAGAGCTTATCCAGCCTGCCCGCGCCACCGACGACCACAACCAGCGTATCGCCCTGTACAAACAGGCCCAGGAGATGATGCACGATCAGGCCCCGGCACTGATTATTGCCCACTCCACCGTGTTTGAACCGGTGCGCAAAGAGGTGAAAGGCTACGTGGTAGATCCGCTTGGCAAGCACCACTTTGAGAACGTCTCCATCGAATAATCATATCCACAACAGGAGGGCTGCGAGCCCTCCGACGATAACGCCAGACACGCCGGTAACAGGTTGTGCTGTGTTACCGGCCCCCCGTGCGCGGGCGTCTGATTGGTGAGCAATATCGCCTGCCGGCCAGTGCGGCGGCAGGCTTTTACAGAGAACCAGGGATATGTTGCAGTTTATTCTCCGACGTCTGGGGGTTGTGATCCCGACGTTTATCGGCATTACCTTACTCACATTCGCGTTTGTCCACATGATCCCCGGCGATCCGGTAATGATCATGGCCGGGGAGCGCGGAATCTCCCCTGAACGCCACGCCCAGTTACTGGCCCAGCTCGGGCTGGACAAACCCCTGTGGCAGCAATACCTCAGCTACATCCAGGGGGTACTGCACGGGGATTTAGGGATCTCCCTGAAAAGCCGTTTACCGGTGTGGGATGAGTTTGTCCCGCGCTTTAAAGCCACCCTGGAGCTGGGCCTCTGCGCGATGCTGTTCGCCATGATTGTCGGCATCCCGGTGGGGGTGCTGGCGGCGGTTAAGCGCGGCTCCATCTTTGACCACTCCGCCGTGGGCCTGGCGCTGACCGGTTACTCCATGCCCATTTTCTGGTGGGGCATGATGCTTATCATGCTGGTGTCGGTACAGCTGAATCTGACCCCGGTTTCCGGGCGCATCAGCGATACGGTATTCCTTGACGACTCGCTCCCCCTGAGCGGTTTTATGCTGATTGATACCGCCCTCTGGGGCGAGCCCGGGGACTTTACCGATGCCCTGGTCCATATGATTTTGCCCGCCATTGTGCTGGGGACCATTCCGCTGGCGGTGATTGTGCGCATGACCCGCTCCGCGATGCTGGAAGTGCTCGGGGAGGACTATATCCGCACGGCCCGGGCAAAAGGGCTCAGCCGCATGCGGGTGATTGTGGTCCACGCCCTGCGCAACGCCATGTTACCGGTGGTCACGGTTATCGGTTTGCAGGTGGGCACGCTGCTTGCCGGGGCCATCCTGACGGAGACCATCTTCTCCTGGCCGGGGCTGGGGCGCTGGCTGATAGATGCCCTGCAACGCCGGGACTACCCGGTGGTTCAGGGTGGGGTACTGCTGGTGGCGACGATGATAATCCTCGTTAACCTGCTGGTTGATCTGCTTTACGGGGTGGTGAACCCGCGTATTCGCCACAGAAAGTAAGGGAGCCCTGATGACACAACTGAATGAAAATACCGTGCTGGCCGCACCGGTGCCGATGACGCCGCTTCAGGAGTTCTGGCACTACTTTAAGCGTAACAAAGGGGCGGTAGTGGGCCTGGTGTATGTGGTGGTGATGCTGATCATTGCCCTGTTTGCCAGTGTGCTGGCGCCCCACGGCCCGGCGGAACAGTTCCGCGATGCGCTGCTCCACCCGCCGGTCTGGCAGGAGGGGGGCTCCTGGCAATATATCCTTGGCACCGATGATGTGGGCCGCGATGTGCTGTCGCGCCTGATGTATGGCGCGCGCCTCTCGCTGCTGGTGGGCTGCCTGGTGGTGGCGCTGTCGCTGGTGATGGGGATTATCCTGGGGCTGGTGGCCGGTTACTTTGGCGGCCTGGTGGACACCATCATTATGCGGGTGGTGGATATTATGCTGGCGCTGCCCAGCCTGCTGCTGGCGCTGGTACTGGTGGCTATCTTCGGCCCGTCGATTGTTAACGCCTCCCTGGCGCTGACGTTTGTCGCCCTGCCGCACTATGTGCGCCTGACCCGGGGCGCGGTGCTGTCTGAGGTGCACCGCGATTATGTGACCGCCTCCCGGGTAGCGGGTGCAGGCGCAATGCGCCAGATGTTTATCAACATCTTCCCCAACTGCCTGGCACCGCTGATTGTTCAGGCCTCTCTCGGGTTTTCTAACGCCATCCTCGATATGGCCGCGCTCGGCTTTCTGGGCATGGGGGCGCAACCGCCAACCCCGGAATGGGGCACCATGCTTTCCGACGTGTTGCAGTTTGCCCAGAGTGCCTGGTGGGTGGTGACCTTCCCGGGGCTGGCCATTTTGTTAACGGTACTGGCATTTAACCTGATGGGCGACGGGCTGCGGGATGCGCTCGACCCCAAACTGAAGCAGTAAAGAGGCACCCAATGGCGTTACTGAATATAGATAAATTATCGGTGCATTTTGGCGAGAAAGAGGCCCCATTCCGTGCCGTTGACCGGGTGAGTTACCGGGTGGAGCGGGGCCAGGTAGTGGGGATTGTCGGCGAGTCCGGTTCGGGGAAATCGGTCAGCTCGCTGGCTATTATGGGGCTGATTGATTACCCGGGTCGGGTCATGGCCGAGCGGCTGATGTTCGATGGTCAGGATCTGCAACGCTTGTCTGAGCAGGAGCGTCGCCAGCTGGTCGGGGCCGATGTGGCGATGATTTTCCAGGATCCGATGACCAGCCTGAACCCCTGCTATACGGTGGGGTATCAGATTATGGAGGCCATAAAAGTACACCAGGGCGGCAACCGCCGCACCCGGCGCCAGCGGGCCATTGATCTGCTGACCCAGGTCGGGATCCCGGATCCGGCCTCCCGGCTGGGGGTGTTCCCGCACCAGTTATCCGGGGGCATGAGCCAGCGGGTGATGATCGCCATGGCGATAGCCTGCCGCCCGCGGCTGTTGATTGCCGATGAGCCCACCACCGCCCTGGATGTGACCATCCAGGCGCAGATTATTGAGCTGTTACTGGATCTGCAACAGCAGGAAAACATGGCGCTTATCCTGATAACCCATGACCTGGCGCTGGTGGCGGAAGCGGCCGATAAAATCATTGTGATGTATGCCGGGCAGGTGGTGGAAAGCGCCGACGCGCAGGATATTTTCCGCGCCCCGCGCCACCCCTATACCCAGGCCCTGCTGCGGGCGCTGCCGGAGTTTGCCCAGGATAAAGCCCGGCTGGCTTCCCTGCCGGGGGTAGTGCCGGGGAAATATGACCGGCCACAGGGCTGTTTGCTGAACCCGCGCTGCCCCTATGCCACCGATCGCTGCCGGGTGGAAGAGCCCCCGCTGCACAGCCTGCCGGGCGGCCGCCAGTCGAAATGTCACTACCCCCTTGATGATGCCGGGAGGCCCGCATAATGCATATTCAGTTAGTCAGCAGCCAGCCGCTACTCCGGGCGGAGGATCTGAAAAAGTATTACCCGGTGAAAACCGGCCTGTTCCGGCCCGAGCGGCTGGTCAGGGCGCTGGACGGGGTCTCTTTCACGCTGGAGCGCGGTAAAACGCTGGCGGTGGTGGGGGAGTCCGGCTGCGGGAAGTCGACACTCGGGCGGTTGCTGACCATGATAGAAACCCCCACCGGCGGGCAACTGCACTATCTGGGCCAGGATCTGCTGATCCCCGATCCCCAGGCTCAGAAGCTGCGGCGCCAGAAAATCCAGATTGTGTTTCAGAACCCTTATGGCTCCCTGAATCCGCGCAAAAAAGTGGGGCAGATTCTTGAAGAGCCGCTGGTTATCAACACCACCTTAAGCCGCGACGCCCGGCGGGAGAAAGCCCTCGCCATGATGGCGAAAGTGGGCCTGAAGCCCGAGCATTACGACCGCTACCCGCATATGTTTTCCGGCGGCCAGCGCCAGCGTATTGCCATTGCCCGGGGGCTGATGCTGGATCCGGATGTGGTAATAGCCGACGAGCCGGTCTCCGCGCTGGATGTGTCGGTGCGTGCCCAGGTACTGAACCTGATGATGGATCTGCAACAGGAGCTGGGGCTGTCTTATGTGTTTATCTCCCACGACCTGTCGGTGGTGGAGCATATCGCCGATGAGGTGATGGTGATGTACCTCGGGCGCTGTGTGGAGAAGGGCAGCAAGGCGCAGATTTTCACGAACCCGCAGCACCCTTATACCCAGGCGCTGCTTTCAGCCACCCCCCGGCTGAACCCGGATCAGCGCCGGGAGCGCATTAAGCTGAGCGGCGAGCTGCCAAGCCCGCTGAGCCCGCCACCGGGCTGTGCCTTCAGCGCCCGCTGCCGCCGGTGTATGACGAGCTGCACCCAGTCACCGCCAGAGCTGAAGAGCTATGAGGGCCAGCAGGTGGCCTGCTTTGCGGTGGAGCAGGACCACGCGATGTCTCAATAACAGAGGCTATTGCGGGTACGGCACCCAGTCACCGCCGCTCAGGCGAACATAAGGGTGCCCCTGATATTCCACCACCACTGCGTTAGCATTCTCGGAGACCACCGCAGATTGTGGCAGACCACGGGTCAGGGCATTCCAGTCCACCGTGTCTGCCACAAAGTTCCTGCCGTCGACGGTGCGGGCGACCAGCTCAGAGATAGCCAGAAAACTGCTGGGCTGTGTTATCTCAATGGGGGTGCCCTGGTGGGGCGCCTTCATGCCGGTAAATTTCACGCCGACCGGCACATGGGTTATCGACGGGCTGGGGATATCGCGCAGCCCGGAGATCTGCATTTTATCGCCCACCAGCGCGGCACCGTGTTCCGGCACCAGCAGCACCATCACCTTGCGGTTGCTTTTTTCCAGCGCACTCAGAAAGGCGTCCAGCTCATCGAACAGTTTTTTGGCCCGGGTGCGGTAGTCGGCGGTTTTACGGGTTCCGGCGATGTAGTTACCGTCGTGCAGCGGCAGCAGGTTAAAGAAGGTGGCGCTGCGCCCGCCTGGCTGCTGGCCGCTGTGCGCCATCCAGCGTTGCAGGATAGCCGCATCGTCATAGATGCGGGAGCCGTCAAAAGAGTGCAGGTTCAGGGGCAGGTTTTGCTGGTCCATCAGCGGTGCCTGCATTCCCCCTTGTTCGCGGATCTCTTTGAGCATATCGCCGAACACGCCATTGTGGTCGAGCATCAGCTGTGAGGTAAAACCGAGGCGGGCAAGGTTCTCAAACAGATAGCACTTGTTACCCGCCGCCGAATAGAGATCTTTATGCGATGGCTGCCCGCAACTGGCGCGCAGCAGGCGAATAGCCGCCGGGCCGCTGTATGAGGTGGCCGAATTAAAGTGCTTAAACACAATGTCAAAGTGCGACCACAGAGGGTGGGTATCCAGCCCGGTGGCCTGAATATCTGACCACGCCAGTGAGCAGATATTAATAACCAGCAGGTCGAAGGGCTGGGCATCGGCGGGCAGCGCGGTGGGGAAATTGGTCTGGCGCTTCGCTTCGCTGGCATAAAAACGGTTAAGCCAGTCGGTCAGGTTATCCGTGGTCGGGGGGGCGGTCTGGGCCGGAATATCATTTGCGGCAGCAGCGGCGGTCTGATCTGCGGCTGTGTGAGAGTTTCCGGCGCTCACCTCCGGGGCCCGTGTCAGCACTGGCCCGCCCGGGGTTGCCAGGTTTAGCCAGACCATGGCCGCCACGCTTATGGTGGTGACCCGGAGCCACTGGGCGATAAACAGCCAGCCTACCAGCATCACAAAGGCGACGCCGACCATTTTCCAGTTAATAAAGCGGGCTATCAGATCGACAATATAATCCAGGCTAAATTCGGTCAGCTGCGCGCCCTGGCTTATCAGGCTGTCCAGCCCCAGCAGCCAGGTATCGTGCCAGAACAGGCCAATGCCCACGGGAAAACTGATCCAGTTGCGCAGGGTATGCAGCCGCTCACCGGGCAGCGGCAGCAGTAGCCAGGCCATAAAAATCAGGTTCGCCAGCGGGTGAAAATTAAGATAACCGGCCCACAACAGGGCAAATTTAAACAGAAAATAGAGGTTCCACCCCGCCAGCCCCCGCCAGCGCCACCCGGTGGCGGGTGTGTGTACGGATTCAGTCATGTTTACGCGTGGCCCCGGGTGCGGCAGAGCGACGTATCACCCCGGCGGGTTTCAGGTATCTGGCCGTGAAAAACGTGCGCGTTACGCGGGCGATTATCCCGGGTAATCGCGGGTGCAGGGCGTAGCCCAGCGGTATAAAAATGACCGCACACAGAAAAATCAGCTGTAAAATATCGTTAATATTCATGAGGGTTACGGATCCTGCGGGTTCCCGGTGAGCAGGGTGACGGGCTGTGGCTCCCGCCGCCATCCCTGCTCGTTGTAATGGATGTTCATGGCATCCTGACTGCCTGATGTCTGAGGGAGAGGCTGATTAAGCTGCCCCAGGCTGGATTTGCCCATCTCAACGAGCTGGGCCGCAATGTTTTTATCCTCATACCATACGGTGCGGTTAGCGATAATATCGGCCACAGGGAACGGGAAGATCCGGCTGAGCGCCTTGTCGAGATCGTTAATCAGGCAAAAAGAGAGAAACAGAAATATCTGTCCGTGGCCGATGGTCATGATGTCGCCCGTGCGGTTAGGGCGGCACAGGGTCAGCGCCTGTTCTGCCCGCAGGCCGGCAACCGGGCGCATGGCGACCAGAACGCCTTTACTGTCGAAGGCGATCAGCGGGTTATTCAGCAGATCGTTAATGGCGCGGCAAAAGGTCTCCCAGGGCTGGAGACCCTTAAGTGATAGCGGGCGGACGGAGTTGATCAACTGGTCGAAGTCCCGGGGAACATGCTGGTGGAAGACCTGGCTTTTGATGGCGTCAATCATGGCGAGGCTGCGCGAAAGCGTAATGGTCCAGGGTATTACCATATTGGCGCCGCAGCCCAGTAACAGGCGTTCGTCGGTGGCGCGCAGGCAGGGATTCTTCTCCCGGATAACCAGCTTCAGGGCTGAGCCGCGCTGCAAGCGCAAAGAGTGTACCGCCCGGGCTACGCGCTCGACCTGGCCTACCTGGCTGAGAGAGAAAATCACCGTGGCGGCACTGGCACTACGGGCGGCCTCGAACAGTGCGTTACTCGTGCTAAAGAGCACCCAGTGTTCCGAGAACGCCGGTGCCCCTTCCAGCACATCTGTCTGACACAAAATACGCTGATCGTCCGTGTAGCTTTGTGGGGGGGTATCTGTGGACGTGAGCACTTCCCAGCCGTTTTCGGTGTGCGTTACCGGCACCTGGCTGCGCCCGGCAATGCCTTTATCACTGCACCACCACTGCACGCTATAGCGGTGCTGATCACTCTGATAATGTAAATCCGCAAGGCCGGAAAGACGGGGATACTCTCCCATTAAGCGTGCGGTTTGTTTGCCAAGACTATTTCCCGGATTTAACACTAACAGACTGGCGTGGTGTGCATTAGTCCAGCGTGACGTTATTGTCAACCATGAAACTAACTCACTGTTATTAACATTTTCGAAAATTTTTTCACTTAATAAAAGAATAATAAAAAAATGTTCCGGATTAATGTTTCTGATTAAATCAGAGGAAAATGCCTGTAATGCTTTTATCTGCCCAGGCATGGTAAATAATGAAACTTTCCCGGGCCCGCTATTTGCCGCGAGGGTGATCTGCTCCAGGTCTGTTTTATCCATGACAACTGCCGCACAGCGTGCGTCAGGCGCCTGTTCAGCCAGTGTTGCGTTAAGCAGGGAAAGCGCATCCTGTTTACGATCTGTGTTAATCCACCATATTCCCCCGGCAGGCATATGACTCAGTTCGGCCCAGAGCGGTCGGATACCGAGCGAAAAAACTGGACCCATTGTCATCCTCGTGAAAATAGAAACAGGCTTTTGCCAGTATACGCGTGAGTACCAGAAAATAAACGGCTATTGAAAATAAAATATAGCAGTTCTATCATTCAGTTAAAGATTATCGCCTACATCATTAATGCAGGACCTGAATCATTATAGCCTGGATGAGAATGGGGAACGAAAATGAACATTAATGATGTATCCCGTAGCAGGAAAAGTGTCGTGGCTTATGCTTTTGAAAATGATTTTCTTGCCCTGCAACGGATCTTTGCGCTGCCCGACATTCACTACTCAGATATCTCTCAAAATGAACGGCTGTCTGCTGCATTGCAGCGCTGGCCGTTGCTGGCGGAATTCGCTGAAAAAAAACAGGGATAACAGGAGTTTTACTGATGGCTATTATTGGTATCCAGGGCGCGCGGCGGGGTGGGCACCTCGTCGGTGGTGGCAGGCCTGGGGTGGGCGCTAAAGCAACTGGGTGAAACGGTACTGGTGATTGATGCCTGCCCCGACAATATGCTGCGCCTGTTTTTCAATATTGCCGTAACGCATCCTGGCGGATGGGCCCGCGCCTTACTGGATAACCACCCCTGGCAGCAGAGCGCCTGGCGCTATGCCAGTGGCCTTGAGCTGCTGCCTTTCGGCCAGCTTACCCTCGCTGAATGGGGGGCCGCCAGCGCCAGCGGCTCACCGTTGCCCGGTTTTTCCGCCGGGTTACACAGCCTGAAAACCAGCCGGTGTTGGCAGTGGATCCTGGTGGATTTACCGGCGGGCTACTCCCCCCTTAACCAGGCGCTGATGGCGGAAATGGAGCATTTACTCACCCTGATCCGCCCGGATCCTAACTGTCATGTGCGCCTGCATCAGCAGGCGGTGGCGAAAAACGCCCACCTGCTGGTCAATGGCTTTGATGCGAAGAGCGAGCTACAGTCAGATATTTTACAGTTATGGTTAAAGAGCCTGCCCCGTATTTTGCCGGTGGTGGTGCACCGCGATGAAGCGGTCACCGAGAGCCTGGCGGCGAAGCAGCCGGTGGGAGAATACCGTAAGGACTCCCTGGCCGCAGAGGAGATGCTCACCCTGGCGAACTGGTGTCTGCTGCATTTTTCCGGGAGCCATGGTTAATGGGCTGGCATGGCGGGTTAATGATACCGCCAGTCGCGGGGCGCCTGGCTAAGCGGTATATGCACTACCGGCGTCACAGTGCGCCGCCGTTCAGCGCTTTTACGGGCTGCCTGATGGTGATGCTGGCGTGGGCATTTTTACCGCTGGAAAATGCCCGCTGGCAGCAGATACTGGCCCGGCGCAAGCTCTACTGGCCGCAAGTGGATGCAGATCGCCCGCGACCGCTGGATATTGTGCGCTACCTGATCCAGAGCCTGTGGCTGATATTGTGGTGCCCGTCGCGTGCTGCGGTGGCAAGATCTGCCCCGGGAGACTCCCCCATTGCCCGTCTGTGGCAGCGCTACCGGCGGTGGGCTGATGCGCTGCCCCTGCGGGTGGCAAACAGCAGGGGCCTGAATGCGGCGGATCACGGCTTTGAGGGGCTGAGTTTTCGCACGCGGCTGATAGTGCTGTATACGGTGTGCACTGTGGCGCTGATTCTGGCGCTGGTGTGTATTACCCAGCCTTTTAACCCGCTGTCGCAATTTGTTTTTTTGCTGACCCTATGGGGTGTGGCCCTGGTTATCCGCCGTTTCCCGGGGCGCTTTCCGTCGATGATGATGATCGTGCTGTCGCTGACGGTCTCCGGCCGCTATATCTGGTGGCGGGTGACTGCCACGCTTAACTGGCACGATCCGCTTAGCCTGACATGTGGCCTGATCCTGCTGTTTGCCGAAATCTACGCCTGGCTGGTACTGGTGCTGGGGTATTTTCAGGTTATATGGCCCCTCCACCGCCAGCCGGTACAACTGCCGCTGGCAATGGAAAAATGGCCGCAGGTCGATATTTTTATTCCTACCTACAACGAAGATCTGCACGTGGTAAAAGGCACGGTTTACGCCTCGCTGGGGATAGACTGGCCCAAAGATAAGCTCAGTATCTGGCTACTGGATGATGGCGGACGCCCGGAGTTTGAAGATTTCGCCCGCGACGCAGGTATCCACTATCTGGCGCGTAAAACCCATGAACACGCGAAAGCGGGCAATATTAACCACGCACTGCAGTACGCCCGCGGTGAATTCGTGGCGATTTTTGACTGTGACCACTTACCCACCCGCTCTTTTCTGCAACTGACCATGGGCTGGTTCTACAAAGATAAAAAACTGGCGATGATGCAGACGCCACACCACTTTTTTTCCCCCGATCCCTTTGAGCGCAACCTCGGGCGTTTTCGTAAAACCCCTAACGAGGGGATGCTGTTTTACGGCCTGGTGCAGGACGGCAACGACATGTGGGATGCCACGTTCTTTTGCGGCTCCTGTGCGGTGATCCGACGAGGGCCGCTGGATGATATTGGCGGGATTGCGGTAGAGACCGTCACCGAGGATGCCCACACCTCGCTGCGCCTGCATCGCCGTGGTTATACCTCTGCCTATATGCGCATTCCCCAGGCGGCGGGGCTGGCGACAGAAAGTTTGTCGGCACATATCGGCCAGCGTATTCGCTGGGCGCGGGGGATGGTGCAAATCTTCCGTCTGGATAATCCGCTACTGGGCCGGGGGCTAAAACTGGCCCAGCGCCTGTGCTATACCAATGCGATGCTGCATTTTTTGTCGGGGATCCCGCGGCTTATCTTTCTGACCGCACCGCTGGCGTTCCTGCTGCTGCATGCCTATATCATTTACGCCCCGGCGCTGATGATAGCGCTCTTCGTTCTGCCGCACATGATCCACGCCGGCCTGACTAACTCACACATTCAGGGCAAATACCGCCACTCTTTCTGGGGGGAGATCTACGAAACGGTGATCGCCTGGTATATTGCCCGCCCGACGCTGGTGGCGCTGTTTAATCCCCGTAAGGGGAAATTTAATGTCACCGCGAAAGGCGGCCTGGTAACGCATGAATACATCGACTGGATAATCAGCCGTCCTTATCTGGTGCTGGTGTTGTTAAACATTCTGGGCGTGCTGGCCGGGGGGATCCGCATGATCTACGGCCCCCGGGATGAGCTGCTGACGGTGATTATCAGCCTGCTGTGGGTGTTTTATAACTTACTGATCCTTGGCGGTGCGGTGGCGGTATCGGTGGAAAGTAAGCAGGTGCGCCAGGCAAACCGGGTGGAGATCGCGCTACCGGCCGCCATTGGCCGCGATGACGGGCACCTGTTCCCCTGCACCATTCGTGACTATTCCGAGTCCGGGGTGGGGATTGTGCTGCACAGCCATGCCGGGCTGCTGGACGGGCAGAAGGTGGATTTGATTCTTAACCGCGGCCAGCAGTCTTTCGCGTTCCCCGCCCGGGTTATCCGCATTGCCGGTCAGCGTATCGGCCTGGAGCTTGACCCCCTGACGACCAGGCAACATATTGATTTTATTCAGTGCACTTTTGCCAGAGCCGATACCTGGGCCCTGTGGCAAGACAGCTTCCCCCAGGATAAGCCGATGGAGAGCCTGCTGGATATTCTGATGCTCGGCTTCCGGGGGTATCGCCACCTGGCGGTCTTTGCACCGTCTAAAGTGAAATATGTGTTCCGTTTTCTTACCGCGTTAGTGGACTGGGTGGTCTCTTTTATTCCCCGGCGCGCGGTGGTCGCGCACGGCCAGATCAGGCATTAATTCAACAATGATGATGGTGTGATGAAAAAAACATACTTCTGGTTTTATGCTGCGCTACTTGGCATCGGGGGGCTTCCGGCCGCGTTGTCATGGGCAGCCCCCGGCCCATTACCCCAGACGCCGGTTGCCGTAAGCACCCCAGCGCCCCCCGTGCCGGGGGAGGATAACCCAGGGGAGGCGGCGCCACAGGCCCCGCAGCGTAGCGCGGTGTTGTCTTTTGCCAGTATCGCACCGGCACCGGGCAATATGACCCTGCGCGGCACCACCT
This Shimwellia blattae DSM 4481 = NBRC 105725 DNA region includes the following protein-coding sequences:
- the bcsA gene encoding UDP-forming cellulose synthase catalytic subunit; translated protein: MGWHGGLMIPPVAGRLAKRYMHYRRHSAPPFSAFTGCLMVMLAWAFLPLENARWQQILARRKLYWPQVDADRPRPLDIVRYLIQSLWLILWCPSRAAVARSAPGDSPIARLWQRYRRWADALPLRVANSRGLNAADHGFEGLSFRTRLIVLYTVCTVALILALVCITQPFNPLSQFVFLLTLWGVALVIRRFPGRFPSMMMIVLSLTVSGRYIWWRVTATLNWHDPLSLTCGLILLFAEIYAWLVLVLGYFQVIWPLHRQPVQLPLAMEKWPQVDIFIPTYNEDLHVVKGTVYASLGIDWPKDKLSIWLLDDGGRPEFEDFARDAGIHYLARKTHEHAKAGNINHALQYARGEFVAIFDCDHLPTRSFLQLTMGWFYKDKKLAMMQTPHHFFSPDPFERNLGRFRKTPNEGMLFYGLVQDGNDMWDATFFCGSCAVIRRGPLDDIGGIAVETVTEDAHTSLRLHRRGYTSAYMRIPQAAGLATESLSAHIGQRIRWARGMVQIFRLDNPLLGRGLKLAQRLCYTNAMLHFLSGIPRLIFLTAPLAFLLLHAYIIYAPALMIALFVLPHMIHAGLTNSHIQGKYRHSFWGEIYETVIAWYIARPTLVALFNPRKGKFNVTAKGGLVTHEYIDWIISRPYLVLVLLNILGVLAGGIRMIYGPRDELLTVIISLLWVFYNLLILGGAVAVSVESKQVRQANRVEIALPAAIGRDDGHLFPCTIRDYSESGVGIVLHSHAGLLDGQKVDLILNRGQQSFAFPARVIRIAGQRIGLELDPLTTRQHIDFIQCTFARADTWALWQDSFPQDKPMESLLDILMLGFRGYRHLAVFAPSKVKYVFRFLTALVDWVVSFIPRRAVVAHGQIRH